The genomic interval ATCCAATATTTATGGTGTTTATTAAtctatttcacattttattaatcTGATCTAATTTGTTGTAAAATATCCATTGATTTCTACATTACTTGTTTTTCACAGTGAAATTTGCTGAACAAAAGTagttagtaattttttttcattttcagtgaaaaacattaaaaaaaaaaaatttcaatatcTTGATTAATCTATATTGAAAATTCTGCATTATTTCTATGTCGCTATTTATATGTAAGTAAAAAAGTCGTATCGCTTCGGTTGAAGCATGtgtagagccctgacctcaaccccactgaacacctttgggatgaaccggaactggagtctcctcacatcatCAGCACCtgatctcaacctcactaacgctcttgtagctgaattgacatgaatccccacagccacgccccaaaatctagtggaaagccttcccagaagagtggagcacaTTATAACAGCGAAGAGAGAATACATCTGGAACATCTTTTCCATACTGTGCATTTAAATACAGCTCGGCATGCTTTCCAGGAAGATTGAATTATTGAACACAGTGAGATTTACTAAACAAAATGAGTTAGTAAAAAAATTCAGATAATTAGATTACAAGGTAAAATATGATAATTAAACCATCAGCATGAATCATCTGAAAAGTGAAGAAAGTTTACATTAACAGAAAGGATGACTGTGTAATAAGCTACAGACTGAAATAAAGTCACATAATAATGTATAGATCTGTAATATAAACTCATACCCAAATATCCAAACACATCAATAAAGCTCAAACATATTTATAGTCCTTAGAGAAGAAGTGCTGCATTAAAAACCCTGATGGCCTGATGATAATCATTAATCCTCCTGTTCTGTTCAATTacagcagatttaaaaaaatatatatatattttaaagcattACTACAGAGCCCTAAAGTCTCTTCATATGATCGTGAATCCTCCTGATCAGGTGTTTGTAATAACGAAGATGGAGGGAATCGAGGGAGATGTAGGAAGTGAGATGCTTCCAAGATCACCgcttcacatttacattttcatttgcatttattcatttagcagacgcttttatccaaagcgacttacaaatgagaaaatacaagcaaagcgatatatcaagcagagaacaatacaagtagtgttaccatacaagatccattagttgaattccagaagaagccaagtgcacagagtagaggtgtaagtgcaattttttaaaaatgtatgtatttatttatttatttattatgggtTGGTTAGATGTTcgcggaagaggtgggtctttagctgttttttgaagatggtgagagattctgcggtccggattgaggttggaagttcattccaccactgaggaacagttagtctgaaggttcttgaaagggaccttgagccacgctgagtgggaactactaaacgttggttgctaatcgatcgcagattatgtgagggaatgtaagccttcaggagagagttgaggtaggagggtgctgttccagacaaggtcttgtaggtgagcatcaaggccttgaatttgatggctacaggaagccagtggagggagatgaagaggggtgtgacatgggttctcttgggctggttgaagacgacgtgtgctgctgcattctgaatcatctgaaggggtttcaCTCATTTCAATAAGAACTCAAATTCAGCTTTATTAGGCTCagctttaaattttatttacagatattTATCTGAGTGCATTAATCTTTTTGTTGGAAATTAGCactgttggtttttttaaaagtaaaatttaaaaaccaCGATATTGTTTTAAAGCTAAAATATCAGAATTAAAGCAAATATGTTTTCCACAAAACCACTGGCTGTCGTAAACAAAGGGAAAGTGTAATGTAGAGAAACATGTACAGAAGCATTTCTGCAGAGGTTGGGAGAGGAAATTGGATGATAAAACCCTAAACTCTAGGTGTGTTGGAAATATTGCTAATTTTCCCACGGTGAACTGTTTGGAAAGGAAACACTGGTGTGTGCTTCTTCCAATGTCCAAAGTTTTTTGAGTTAGTTTCAGGTCTGTGGGATTTAGGATGTAATTGGGAtggaatatgaatatgaaaggaagatctggcaaccctgagcaCGAGAAATAATCTCACGATCTCTGGTTAAACAAAGGTTCAACTTGACGCATAATGCGGTGACACCAGTTAAAAACATGACCCATGCTGAACATGTGGCTCACTTGCTGTCCGACCGCTTCAAACCGGGCCTGTCTACCCGGATTATTGCCAATCCACTTTTGTTTTGCCGCTTGGTCCACATAGATTTGAAGGTTATTCATATCATTTAGGAGAGTTTCCACCCTTGTTCCCTCCTCGTCTGTCACATCGACTGGGTTTATGTGGCCCAGCACGACTAACAAAGCTTCATGCAGCTCTCTGCAATATCGACCAAACGGGATTGCATTCGCATCCACGTAGTCTTCATTATTATCAAAGAAAGCCACCATGTTTGTCTGAATTTCTGTTGCTGTGCTTTGTGGAAGTGGGTGCCTGCCTAATTCGTTCATTGCCTGCTGAACATTGTCATCATATCCTTGTAGAAGATCCACACCACGGGTTCGTTTAAAATCAGTCAGCACGTTGTAATGAAATTTTAGGATGGCGTTATTGAAGACGTGTTCGCCTCTTTTCGGCCTTTTCAGGTTTCCCCCCTGATCCTGATTGAACATTGGATTGATGATATGACTGTTTGCTAACACTTTACACTTAATATCCTCCGCgcttttctttatctctctctgatGAGCTTGAGATGGTTTTGTTCCCTTTTTGGAACCTTTCCCCATATATTCAATAATATTTTCCATTCTGACctctgtggagaaaaaaaaaaaaaaccttgttatGATTTAACTCTAAACTGAattgatttcatttatatttagaaCAGTGAGAAGAGcagaaataacacacacctgtcaCATTTTTGAGTCCAGAAAATTCTGTTGTTGCTACTGCAGCTACTGCTGGCATATCAGGAAGAGTCGACTTCTAaataatgtaagaaaaaaaaaatctgtcactATGAACTGACATGATGGTGTACTGTGACATGCAATAAATATACCATATTTActgtgcatccggaaagtattcacaatgcttcattttgttatgttacagccttattccaaaatggattaaattcattattttcttca from Ictalurus furcatus strain D&B chromosome 18, Billie_1.0, whole genome shotgun sequence carries:
- the LOC128622684 gene encoding uncharacterized protein LOC128622684 produces the protein MKTVWIGFMDIVPVIGTVKESVELVLVLYEGNKAVIKEKEKALENTMEVSLKTHVKKSTLPDMPAVAAVATTEFSGLKNVTEVRMENIIEYMGKGSKKGTKPSQAHQREIKKSAEDIKCKVLANSHIINPMFNQDQGGNLKRPKRGEHVFNNAILKFHYNVLTDFKRTRGVDLLQGYDDNVQQAMNELGRHPLPQSTATEIQTNMVAFFDNNEDYVDANAIPFGRYCRELHEALLVVLGHINPVDVTDEEGTRVETLLNDMNNLQIYVDQAAKQKWIGNNPGRQARFEAVGQQVSHMFSMGHVFNWCHRIMRQVEPLFNQRS